The Pyrenophora tritici-repentis strain M4 chromosome 8, whole genome shotgun sequence genome contains a region encoding:
- a CDS encoding DUF4243 domain containing protein: MFTLPRPSLPAFLRARDAPHFKVDLPSVEVHDIETSAEKRPRTLKHLLKANHANYSIIYHDLRFHNHTPHILGSAYLLGGTTEHLNDIYEKEAAQLEPWHDAPGEITADDWRDFLGKREYQRAFIDFFEDQLVSKKYDVKEVINEFLLRGKEPMINGIISGLAHPLIHLGYAYELNSKTVAIEALAMGSCFYGSLHKYIDDPKYTKPSPHAAAGRQTGLLVLLDKVREDKRFDGLYDHRSGDITKVLEEREEAFLEYWNAWEITSPNEQFQAAQEVGLGLLTGTPAPEKGKYDFFLVHVLTSSHAIRILLPLIPSKFHVSLLRQWWLFALGVFIAQMRPEIDMESVIPGDGSEKTWKHVVDKALNGPHSTDAHYVKALRALKVAEETWGRSEAGSSHWLNAAVKFADGFEGWGGFGTAEDEARMGYPEKQ, translated from the exons ATGTTCACTTTACCAAGGCCATCATTGCCAGCGTTTCTTCGCGCGCGTGATGCGCCACACTTCAAAGTCGACTTGCCTTCCGTAGAGGTCCACGATATCGAAACTTCGGCGGAAAAGCGACCGCGAACACTCAAGCACCTGCTCAAGGCTAACCACGCCAACTACTCGATCATATACCACGACCTCAGATTCCACAACCATACGCCACAC ATACTGGGATCAGCTTACCTCCTCGGAGGCACAACAGAGCATCTGAACGACATATATGAGAAGGAGGCTGCACAACTGGAGCCCTGGCATGATGCTCCTGGTGAGATAACTGCGGATGACTGGCGGGATTTTCTGGGGAAGCGCGA GTATCAACGTGCCTTTATCGACTTCTTCGAGGACCAACTTGTGAGCAAGAAGTATGACGTCAAGGAAGTCATTAATGAATTCCTCCTCAGAGGCAAAGAGCCGATGATCAATGGCATAATCTCAGGCC TGGCGCATCCTCTTATCCATCTCGGCTACGCTTACGAGCTCAATTCGAAAACCGTTGCTATCGAGGCCCTGGCCATGGGCTCGTGCTTCTATGGTTCTCTCCACAAATACATCGACGACCCGAAATACACAAAGCCCAGCCCCCACGCTGCGGCGGGACGCCAGACAGGGCTCCTGGTTTTGCTTGACAAGGTTCGCGAGGACAAGCGCTTCGATGGCCTATACGATCACCGAAGCGGCGATATAACCAAGGTGCTGGAGGAGCGCGAAGAAGCCTTCTTAGAGTACTGGAATGCCTGGGAGATCACCAGTCCGAATGAACAGTTCCAAGCTGCCCAGGAAGTTGGTTTAGGCCTTCTTACAGGCACACCGGCACCTGAGAAGGGAAAGTACGATTTCTTTCTCGTACATGTACTGACAAGTTCGCATGCAATTCGCATCCTCCTTCCATTGATCCCGTCGAAATTCCATGTCAGCCTGTTGCGCCAGTGGTGGCTATTTGCACTTGGTGTATTCATTGCACAAATGAGACCGGAGATTGATATGGAAAGTGTGATCCCTGGTGATGGTAGTGAGAAGACTTGGAAACATGTTGTAGACAAGGCATTGAACGGACCACATTCAACTGACGCGCATTACGTCAAAG CATTGCGAGCTTTAAAAGTAGCTGAAGAGACGTGGGGACGATCAGAAGCTGGGTCGAGTCATTGGCTCAACGCTGCAGTCAAGTTTGCTGATGGCTTCGAGGGCTGGGGAGGCTTTGGCACAGCAGAAGACGAAGCAAGGATGGGGTATCCCGAGAAGCAGTAA
- a CDS encoding MscS, Small-conductance mechanosensitive channel, translating into MTTPNTERPEPTYDMDSNMPYPHQRSSDEDGTVVGDEHHHPLHLDTGARATHGRSRSGTHLTVETAHDIPPMNGISSPSQNREQASRLNDDLAVLAVEQGLNEKEALMRNQSTTRSMTRVRSRRTEVVDDFDEATNPLHEQAARYTPPENPNTNFSKFFKKVHNSSWLVRYFTYITPMVLVILIPLLLGAFVFDEATVGGVELVWFSIWLMIVWLTLWAGRVLAKLLPWPIGLVSSLFTNNSKKWRDMGKQLELPATLFFWWLAIEVSFLPTMTNHHLNGVKTTRNWERNMNKVLVTLFVGFVLNFIEKIIIQLIAISFHLRTYQDRIELNKFQIGSLGKLYRFSKEKIAMEDSEFEQDHDHGPSGARTPGQVLNEAQRNIKVGFNKFGDIAGKVAGDFTGRAVTGSNHPHQVVLQLISTTSGAQVLARRLYRTFARPETETVHNEDLNNAFDSDDEANAAFSMFDKDMNGDISMEELEAVCVEIGRERKSITASLKDLDTQEFLQSCIFVFVKHPYDVGDRVTVYGNTGDLGRGDDYFVKEIALFYTEFKKMQGHVVQAPNSYLNTLFILNHRRSGALAEAIPIIIKFGTTLEQIERLRNVLLEFVTAEKREYQTNILTELRAVQEVHWLELNVVFFYKSNWQNELLRLQRRNKFICALTMAIQECEIEGPRMRYPGQKESFPVYLQNLQNPATPGVGINGTPDQPNGHIRNEPQDQPFVAPAEGTTPGPAGSSNTPARHGSILRQPSTTKRVPETLSAMGRRVDFSLGMKSMGLDDPSGDVLDDRENDARARATVVRVTSPSRSQDRTRQSEDSARSTGIQRVGTNASSTQRERTHRNRFFSRNRHGNDEEAAMADIPEADYDIPPRTNTMDPRSGLVSEKAVRGDDETPLRMTSSVDVPPHSSGALPSTAGSDRTFSPPARSRTDVFEMRRFRR; encoded by the exons ATGACGACCCCGAACACCGAGAGGCCTGAGCCGACATACGACATGGACAGCAATATGCCATATCCCCACCAGCGATCTTCCGATGAGGACGGAACGGTGGTTGGAGACGAACACCATCATCCCCTGCATCTAGATACTGGCGCACGGGCAACACACGGCCGATCGCGATCCGGCACACATCTGACAGTCGAGACCGCACATGATATTCCTCCCATGAACGGCATATCATCACCATCCCAGAATCGTGAGCAGGCCAGCAGACTCAACGATGATCTCGCGGTGCTTGCAGTCGAGCAAGGACTGAATGAAAAAGAAGCTCTGATGCGGAACCAGTCAACTACCCGGTCCATGACGCGAGTACGATCTCGCCGAACCGAAGTTGTAGACGACTTTGACGAAGCTACGAACCCATTGCACGAGCAGGCTGCCCGCTATACACCACCCGAAAACCCCAACACCAACTTCTCCAAGTTTTTCAAGAAGGTGCACAACTCGTCATGGCTCGTGAGATACTTTACGTATATCACCCCCATGGTGCTTGTGATTCTAAttcctcttctccttggGGCATTTGTGTTCGACGAAGCTACTGTCGGAGGCGTCGAACTGGTCTGGTTTTCCATATGGCTCATGATCGTGTGGCTGACACTATGGGCAGGAAGA GTCCTTGCCAAGCTACTTCCCTGGCCTATCGGTCTTGTTTCCAGTCTCTTCACCAACAACAGCAAGAAGTGGAGAGACATGGGAAAGCAGCTCGAGCTGCCGGCTACCTTGTTCTTTTGGTGGCTGGCCATTGAGGTGTCGTTCCTCCCAACAATGACGAATCACCATCTCAACGGTGTCAAGACTACTAGAAACTGGGAACGCAACATGAACAAGGTGCTTGTAACACTCTTCGTCGGTTTTGTACTGAACTTCATCGAGAAGATTATTATCCAGCTTATCGCCATTAGCTTCCATCTCCGAACATACCAGGACAGGATCGAGCTGAACAAGTTCCAGATTGGCAGTCTTGGCAAGTTGTACAGGTTCTCCAAAGAGAAGATTGCTATGGAAGACTCGGAGTTTGAACAGGATCACGACCATGGCCCATCTGGTGCTCGTACTCCCGGCCAAGTCCTGAACGAGGCACAGAGGAACATCAAAGTCGGCTTCAACAAATTCGGTGATATCGCCGGTAAGGTGGCCGGAGATTTCACTGGACGGGCCGTGACTGGTAGCAACCACCCTCATCAAGTTGTTCTTCAACTGATTAGTACCACAAGTGGTGCTCAGGTCCTGGCTCGTCGGTTGTATCGAACATTCGCGCGGCCTGAAACCGAGACTGTCCATAACGAAGACCTTAACAATGCCTTCGATAGCGACGATGAAGCCAACGCAGCCTTTTCCATGTTTGATAAGGACATGAATGGCGACATTTCTATGGAAGAGCTCGAGGCTGTCTGTGTCGAAATCGGCCGCGAGCGCAAGTCCATCACCGCTTCTCTCAAGGATCTGGATA CACAAGAATTCCTCCAGTCCTGcatcttcgtcttcgtcaaGCACCCTTACGATGTTGGAGACCGTGTCACAGTCTACGGTAATACCGGTGACCTTGGCAGAGGCGATGATTATTTTGTCAAGGAGATTGCCCTCTTCTACACCGAGTTCAAGAAGATGCAGGGTCACGTTGTTCAAGCGCCCAACAGCTACCTCAACACGCTCTTTATCCTCAACCACCGTCGTTCAGGTGCCCTTGCCGAGGCCATACCCATCATCATCAAGTTTGGTACCACTCTGGAGCAGATTGAACGTCTTCGCAATGTCCTTCTCGAATTCGTCACTGCTGAAAAGCGCGAGTACCAAACCAACATTCTTACTGAGCTACGAGCAGTACAGGAAGTTCACTGGCTCGAGCTAAAcgtcgtcttcttctacaAGTCCAACTGGCAAAACGAATTGCTCAGGCTCCAGCGCCGCAACAAGTTCATTTGTGCACTCACCATGGCCATCCAGGAATGCGAAATCGAAGGTCCCCGCATGCGCTACCCTGGTCAAAAAGAGTCTTTCCCAGTATATCTTCAGAACCTTCAGAACCCTGCTACACCTGGCGTTGGTATCAACGGAACGCCCGACCAACCGAACGGCCATATCCGCAACGAGCCTCAAGACCAGCCTTTCGTCGCACCCGCCGAAGGCACCACTCCCGGCCCCGCTGGCTCCTCAAACACCCCAGCACGCCACGGCTCCATCCTCCGTCAACCCAGCACCACCAAACGCGTCCCCGAAACCCTCTCTGCCATGGGCCGCCGAGTCGACTTCTCCCTAGGCATGAAATCAATGGGTCTCGACGACCCTAGCGGGGACGTCCTTGATGACCGCGAAAATGACGCCCGCGCCCGCGCCACAGTCGTTCGCGTAACTTCGCCTTCCCGCTCTCAGGATCGCACCCGTCAATCTGAAGACAGCGCCCGCAGCACCGGTATCCAGCGCGTAGGCACAAACGCTAGCTCCACGCAGCGCGAACGCACGCATCGGAATCGCTTCTTCTCCCGCAACCGCCATGGTAACGATGAAGAAGCTGCCATGGCCGATATTCCAGAGGCAGACTACGATATCCCGCCCAGAACCAATACGATGGACCCACGTTCTGGACTAGTCAGCGAGAAGGCTGTGCGAGGAGACGATGAGACTCCATTGCGTATGACGTCCAGTGTTGATGTGCCGCCGCATTCCTCGGGCGCGCTACCGAGCACCGCGGGCTCAGATAGGACGTTTAGTCCACCCGCGAGGTCGCGCACTGATGTATTTGAAATGAGAAGGTTCAGGAGGTAG
- a CDS encoding DUF3432 domain containing protein has product MSSPTHEQTALKQATILNQTQSPFLRLPSELRNQIFDHVFVLPPVCIDVCFYGKTRAAIPPHSLSLLLTYPQLYHETAVLPYKSLMFSFCEPFDFSGFLEQRTQAQIAAI; this is encoded by the coding sequence ATGTCTTCGCCGACGCACGAGCAAACAGCTCTCAAGCAAGCAACCATCCTCAATCAAACCCAATCCCCCTTCCTCCGCCTCCCCTCCGAACTCCGCAACCAAATCTTCGACCACGTTTTCGTTCTCCCTCCCGTATGCATCGACGTTTGCTTCTACGGAAAGACCCGTGCAGCCATCCCGCCACACTCGCTAAGCCTGCTCCTCACCTACCCACAACTGTACCACGAGACCGCCGTGCTACCATACAAGTCCTTGATGTTTTCCTTCTGTGAGCCTTTTGACTTTTCTGGGTTCCTTGAGCAGCGCACACAGGCACAGATTGCAGCGATTTAG